One Paenibacillus sp. SYP-B4298 genomic window, CGATCTTTTTTGCGGTGATTATGTATTACAAATATTACGGTGTGTTTGTCACCTATCATGCGCTGGAGCAAGTCAATCAGGTGACGGCGGTCAACAAGAGCGTGATCTCGCTGATGCACCCGTACTATCTGCTCATCTTCACGGATATTCTGGTACTGGCCTTCCTGTACTTCAAGGTGCGGACAAAGCGCGAGTGGGGGCTGACGATGCCCCGGCGGGAGCGCAGAGGCTGGGTTAGCGCGCTGTTCATCGTATCGCTCGCCCTGTGCTTCGCCAACATCTTCCCGAACCGGGCGATGATGAATGAGCTGAAGAAGGCCGAGGAGATGGGGATTCTCAACTATGAGGCCTATACGATCTTCTCGAAGGAGCAGCAGGAGTGGACGCCGCTCACGGAAATTACGCAGGAGCGGATCAACAAGCTCAAGCAGGTGAAGCCGGTCGAGCATCCGCGTTATGCGGGTGCGGCCCAGGGGCGCAATCTGATTCTTCTTCAGATGGAATCGTTCCAGAACTTTCTGATCGGTCTGAAGATTGACGGCCAGGAGATTACGCCGAATATGAACCGTCTGATGAAGGAGAACTTCTATTTCCCGAACTTCTACCAGCAGGTGGGGCAAGGCAATACATCCGATGCCGAATTTATAGTCAATACGTCGCAATATATACCGCCGCGGGGCGCCGCATCGGGCGAGTACGCTGGCAAGCAGTTGCCGAGTCTGCCCAAGCTGCTGAAGTCGCAGGGGTATCATACGGCGACCTTCCATACGAATGTGGTGGAGTTCTGGAATCGCGGCGAGCTCTACCAGGCACTGGGCTTCGACAAGTATTATGACGCCCAGTTCTTCGGCGATGAGGACCGTGTGTTCTTCGCAGCTTCGGATGAGGTACTCTACCGCAAGACGCTTGAGGAGTTGGCGCAAATGGATGCCGAAGATCAGCCATTCTATGCGCAGGTGATCTCCATGACGGCGCATCATCCGTTCACGATCCCGGAGGAGAAGTACAAGATGACGCTGCCGGAGCGGTATGAGGGCACGTTCGTGGGCGACTATATCCGCTCGCAGAATTATGCCGATTATGCGCTCGGCCAGTTCATTGACGGGCTGAAGGAGAGCGGCGTCTGGGATAATAGCCTGCTCGTCGTGTACGGCGACCACCTGGGGCTGCCGATCTATTCGCTGACGGCTGAGGACAAGGCACTGATGGAGGAAATCTACGGCTACGAATATAGCTACACGGATATGATTAACATTCCGCTAGGCATTATCGGGCCTGGCATAACGTATCCGGCGGTCATAGAGCAGATGGGCGGGCAGGTGGATATTCTGCCGACGGTGGCGAATCTGCTGGGAGCTCCGCTTGATCGCCAGATTCATTTCGGCGAGGATCTGATGAATCAGACGTACAATCTGCTGCCGCAGCGGTATTACCTGCCGTCGGGCTCCTTCGTGAGCGAGAGCTCGCTGTTTATGCCGGGCAGCGGCTTCGAGGACGGGACGGAATACCCGCTCCATGCGTTGTCCGGGGCTGACAGCTCGCATCACAGCAGCACGACCGAGCAGGAGTACAACCGTGCGCTGGAGCTGCTGCATCTGTCCAACAGCTTCACGATACAGCAGCCAGATCGACCGGTCACCGTGGTCGACCAGGATTAGCATCCTAACACCACAGCAAGACGCCTGTCGGGTTCGCTCCAGAGTATGGAGTCAACCTGACAGGCGTCTTGCCGCTCTGCATGAATAACGGCTTGTTGAGAATTCGCGTCACATTGAAGAGTGCAGGCTGTACTTCTAAATGAATCTCGGGGTGAAGCTACAAATCCGGCATCCTCTAATTATTCTCGCCGTGCAGTAGGCCCTGATCGCTATGCTTCTTATCGCTATCCGGCAGGAAGCCGTCCTCGACGATGAGCGGCTCACGCGGCCATAGCTCGGGCTCCGCATCCCAGGCGGATGCTGGCGGCGCCGGCTCGAACTGGAGCGGGTCGGCAGCGGATACGCCAATGATCGTCGCCTGTGGCGGGTAGGTATCGGTCGAGATCAGCTCGCGAGCGGTCTGCTTCCCTGATTCCAGCTTGATTCGGTACACCTCGACGACATAGCCAGGCTTGCCGGGTTGGATCAGAACTCGTCCGCCGCGCGGAGCGGCCCCGCTCCGCACCTTGCGAGTCGGTGGCGGAAGCTGCTTGACCAGCTTGCTCTCGATCCGGTAGGTTGTGGACGCAGGCATCGTCCCGAACAGCTTGACCGTGAGCACCCGTTCAAACACCTCTGTACGTATCGCCAGATGATGCCCGGTCGTGTTGCGAAAGCGGAAGTTCAGATAGCCCTCGGCAAAGGTAGCATCCCGCCCCATGGGCACATAGGAGATCGGGGTCGAATGGTTGCGGCGCTCCACAATCTCCAGTCCGGCGAGCAGCGCAGCATTGTATAATGTGCTGGACACCTGGCAGATTCCGCCGCCGATACCGGGCACTATCCTGCCGTTGACGATGACTGGAGCCTCGCGGAAGCCATAGTGCTCTCTAGCGGCCTGGATGATCCGGCTATAGTCGAACACCTCGCCGGGAGCCAGTTCCCAGCCATTAAGGACTTGAGCTGTGGAGGCTACATTATAGGCTCGCCCTTCCGAGCTTCGGGCAAAGCTTGTGCTGAAGCTGGCTATTTTCCGCTCGATCCCCTGACGCTGCAGTCGCTCCAGTGTAAGCGCCGGGCGGAGCGTCTTAAGTCCCAGCATGAATCGCTCCTCTCCCGCTTGCTCCGGGCGATTCAGAGCTTGTCCTGCCCAGGCGGTCAGTACGCCGGCCAATGGCTCGCTGTCCAGCCTGTAGCCATTATGATGCGGTTCATAGATGATGCGATCCTGGGACGTAATGATTCGCCGTGCATTGGCTGGCTCGTTGAATTCGAGCCATCCCCAATGCTTGCGAAGCGAAAGTCCCAGTTGCTGAGCGTCGAGCGTCACCGCTACAGGCAGCTCGCCGGCAAAGTTGTAGCGATAGAGCGCCCTCTGAATCATATTTCCCTCCAGGAGCTGGTCGAGCACGGGCTTGATGGCGGCACGCTCTACTGCAATGCCGAGCTGCCGCAGCGCCCAACTGTGCTCCATGCTTGAGGATTCGTTCAGCAGGATGTGCACGGGACGCTGCTCGAAGTCGTCCCAGGCTTCATTTAGTGCTGTCCAAGCCTGCTGTACGCTCATCCCCCCAATCTCCACGGCGCCTGCGCGCGCCCCCTCTGGAACCTTTTTGCCCGTAGAATAGATGTAGAGCAGCCCCCAGCCGGTGGCGAGGATGAGGAGAATGACGCCGACAATGATAAATGCAAGATGCAGCTTCTTCACAATCCCTTCCCCCTTGGTGCGTGATCAATCGTGATATAATGCGACGGCATCAGTTTATGTCTATGTGTGACTGGAGGAGAGTATGCCATGCTTTCGCGAAGCTGTTCATCAGGCGTATTCAGGAGAAGGCAGAGCGTGTCTTCCCATGCAAAAAAAGATTAGAATTATTAGAAAATTGTCGAATCTCTGTTTTTTGAAAGGAATTGAGTGATCGCTGTCGAAGAAGATAAAGCTGACACTCAACAGGATGTGATAATGTGATCGAGATGCAAGACATTTGGAAGACGTACTCGAACGGTACGCATGCGCTGCGCGGCGTCTCCGTTTTAATAGAAAAGAATGAATTTGTCTATCTGGTCGGACCCTCTGGCGCCGGGAAATCGACCTTCATGAAGCTTATCTATAGGGAAGAGGTGCCAACGAAGGGACAGATTTCGGTCAACGGCTTTAATATCGGCAAGCTGAAGCCGCGCAAAATTCCGTATGTTCGCCGTAATATCGGCGTTATCTTTCAAGATTTTCGCCTGCTGCCCAAGATGACCGCTTATGAGAATGTTGCTTTTGCGATGGAGGTCATCGAGACGCCGCGGCGGCAGATTCGCAAGCGAACGATGGAGGTGCTGGAGCTGGTAGGGCTCAAGGGCAAGCATGACAGCTTCCCTGCACAGCTCTCGGGTGGAGAGCAGCAGCGTGTCGGCATTGCCAGAGCGATCGTGAATAACCCTGCGGTTATCATCGCGGATGAGCCTACGGGCAATCTTGATCCGGAGACGTCGTGGGACATTATGAATCTGCTGGAGGAAATTAATTTTCGCGGTACGACCATCGTAATGGCGACTCATAACCGGGACATTGTGAACAAGCTGCGCAAGCGCGTTATTGCTATCGAGGATGGCTTGATTGCGCGGGACGAGGCAAGAGGGGAGTACGGTTATGAGATTTAGCACCATTCTCCGCCATATTCGAGAAGGCGTCAAAAATATTATTCGCAACGGCTGGATGTCGTTCGCTTCGATTAGTTCGATTGTTATTTCCCTGTTTATTCTCGGTGTGTTTCTGCTGCTGGCGCTTAACGTGAACAACCTCGCGAGCCAGATCGAGAGCCAGGTGCAGATTAAGGTCTATTTGCAGCTAGAGGTAGAACAGAGCAAGATTGAGGAGCTGCGCAATACGATTGCCAATATGCCTGAGGTGAAGTCGGCGGAGTTCGTCTCCAAGGCGGACGGTTTGGAGCTGCTGCGTGAAAGTCTGGGCGAGGACGGCAAGGATCTGCTCGAGGGGTTCGACGAGACGAACAATCCGCTGCCGGATTCGTTCACGATCGAGGTGTTCGAGCCGCAGACGATCTCATTTGTAGCGAATAAGATCAAGGCGATTAATGAAGCAGACCCGACATTGCCCATCACGAATGTTAAGTATGGACAGGGCACGGTGGAGACGCTGTTCAAATTCACGACAGCCGTGCGCAATATCGGGCTTGTTATTGTCGCGGGTCTGGCGCTGACGGCGATGTTCCTGATCTCCAATACGATTAAGGTTACGATTTTGGCGCGCCGTCGCGAGATTGCGATTATGAAGCTTGTGGGCGCGACGAATCATTTTATACGCTGGCCGTTCTTTATTGAGGGAGCGCTGATTGGCATCATCGGATCGGCGATTACAGCGGGCGTGCTGCTGGTGCTGTATGAGCAATTGGTGCAGATGTCGCAGTTCGAGCTTGGCCTGATGATGATTAAGCTGGTTCAGACTCAGGAGGCTGCCTGGATGGTTGCAGGCATATTGCTCGGCATCGGAACGTTGATAGGCATTTGGGGGAGTACGATTTCGGTTCGCAAGTACTTGAAAGTGTAGGTGAGAGATAGGTGAAAAAAGCCTTAACGCTTCTTACTGTTCTGGCAATGGCGATCATATTGCTGCAGCCCACAGGAGGGCAGGCGGCGACGTCACAAGTGGACAAGATCAATCGCGAGCTGGCTAAGGTTCGCTCCGAGATGAAGGCGGCGGCCAACAGCAAGGCGAATGCAGAGCAAGAGTATAAGGAAATCGAGCAGAAGAAGGAAGAGACCGCCCAATCGATCATGAAGATTATGGATCAGATCAATCAGACCACCGAGAACATGCAGTCCACCCGCGACAAGCTGGACGTTACAGAGCGCGAGCTGCTGGAGGCCGGAGAGGCGCTTCAGGAGGCGGAGAAGCGGATTGAAGCGCGGGACAAGCTGCTGAAGTCGCGTGTTCGGTTGATGTATACGAGCGGCTCTGTATCGTATCTGGATGTGATGATGAGCGCCACCAGCTTCTCTGATTTCCTCGATCGCTTCGATTCGATACAATCGATTCTGTCTCAGGATAAGGTGATATTGGCGGAGCATAAGAAGGATAAGGAACTGATTGAGGTCAAGAAGGCCGAGGTAGAGACGAAGCTGGCAGAGGTGAAGGATCTCTACGGTCGCCTGGAGGTATACTATGCGCAATTGGTAGACAAGGAGAAGGAGAAGGAGAGAATGATCCTCTCCTATTCCGAGCAGATGGAGCAGCTGGAGGAGGTATCGGCGGAGCAGGAGGAGCTGATCCTCAAGCTGGCCAAGAAGGCCTCCGATCTGGAGAAGGAACGCAACCGTGTGCAGTCGCATTACAAGGCCGGCGGCAAGCTGCTGCGTCCGATCGGCGATGGGTACCGTACCAGCTCGGGATTTGGGCCGCGTACACATCCGATTACCGGGCAGAAAGGAAAGATGCATAATGGCGTCGACTTTGCTGCGCCAAGCGGCACGGCTATCTATGCAGCGGAATCTGGTGTTGTGCTGGTAGCTCAGGCGACGAGCGGTTATGGCAATACGGTCATTATCGATCATGGCAACGGCTTGTGGACGCTGTATGCGCATATTCGCCAAGGCGGAATCAAGGTTGAGGTGGGCGAAGAGGTGAAGCGCGGTCAAAAGATCGCGGAGGTTGGATCAACAGGCAATTCGACAGGGAATCACCTGCATTTCGAAGTGCGTTTGAATGAAAAACCGCAAAATCCAATGAATTATATTCGCTAATCTTAAACGTTGTGCGCCCTAGCAACGGAAAGTTCCTTCCGCTTCGCACGAGCAGCCGCAAATAATTACCAGCGGCTTGTCATATACTAGCAAGGATAACGAACCGGCATGGTGAGGGTGGAGGTAGAACGATGAAATTCAAAGGGCGTACAGTGCTTGTATTCATATTGCTGACCATGGCATCGTCCGTTCTCGTCACACTGGTGCTCGCTGACCGCCTTGTGCTGGATGGCAGCAGAGGACTTGCTTCAGCGGTGCCATCTGTGAACGGGCAAGGCTTGACCAAGCAGGAGGAGGACAAGCTGAGCGCTGTGCTGTCCTTGATCGAGACGAAGTATTACAAGGATGTTGACAGGGGCAAGGTGGTTGACGGTGCAATCAATGGCATGATGGCCGCGCTCGACGATCCGTATTCGGCGTATATGGAGAAGGAGACAGCAACGCATTTCACGGAGTCGATTGAAGGCTCCTTCTCCGGCATTGGAGCTGAGGTGACGATGGAGGGCGGCAATATCGTCATCGTCTCTCCGATCAAGGATTCGCCTGCAGAGCGAGCAGGACTGATGCCTAAGGATGTTCTGCTGTCCGTAAATGGAGAGAGTCTGTCGGGGCTGCAGCTCAATGAAGCGGTAGCCAAAATCCGCGGTCCCAAGGGGACGAAGGCCAAGGTGCAGATTCGGCGGGCTGGCGTCGACCAGCCGATCTCGCTCGTGCTCGTGCGCGACGACATCGATGTGGAGACGGTCTACGCGAAGCTGTTGGAGGATGGTGTCGGCCTGATCGAGATCCGGCAATTCTCGATGAACACGGGTGAGCGTTTCTTGGAGGAGCTGGAGGGGCTGGAGAAGAAGGGGCTGAAGGGTCTCGTTATTGATGTGCGCAACAATCCGGGAGGCGTGCTGCCGATTGTGGTGTCCATTGCCCAGCCGTTCATAAAGAAAGGCGAGCCGATCGTCATGATCGAGGAGAAGGGCGGCGCGCGTGAGCAGACGCTGTCCAAGGGGAACGGGAGAAGCTATCCGATCGTCGTCTTGACGAATAAGGGCAGTGCGAGCGCATCTGAGGTGCTGGCCGGGGCGCTTCGTGAGCGTGCCGGAGCGGTCATCGTCGGCGAAACCTCCTACGGCAAAGGGACAGTGCAGGTGAGCTACAACAAGGTGCTGGGGGATGGAAGCCTGGTGAAGATGACCATTGCCAAATGGCTGACGCCAGATGGCAACTGGGTGCATGAGAAGGGAATTACCCCGGATGTCGAGGTTCTCCCGCCAGATTATTATAGCGCGCCGCGATTATCCAAGCAGACGGTGCTGGAGCAGGATATGCTGAGCGAGGAAATTCGCAGCATGCAGCTCATGCTGGGCGGGCTGGGCTACCAGGTTGACCGCAAGGACGGCTATTTCAGCAAGCAGACAGCGGAAGCGGTGAAGGCTTTCCAGCGTGCCGAGGGTCTGTCCGTAACGGGTAAGTTAGATAAGGCGAGCGCGGAGAAATTGGAGCAGCAGCTTATTCTATTTGTGCGCAATGAGAAGAATGACGTACAGCTTATCAAGGCTATTGAAACGGTGAAGGAAAAAATTAGCAGGTAACGATGGCAGCAGGATTACTGCTCTGGTGCGTCGAATGTGTAGAAGGTTGGTTGTCTGCTCCCAATGAGCAGATGTCCAGCCTTCTTTTTTCGATATACCAGAAACTAAAAGCTGTATTTGCTTATACGAATCTTAGATGTCGACACGTAACCGCTCGCTTCAGACCTCGTCCTAGGTTTATCGTTCTGGCGCATGGGGTATGGCATACATAGGGAGAGTAGTCGCCTGAACAGGCAGTTGAAGGTAGATGGGGTCACGTGGCGTGGGTGTGGTTCTGATGTTGGGCAGTCGCCATGCAGGCAAGTGAAGAGCGGT contains:
- a CDS encoding LTA synthase family protein, which produces MALFNAFKALRTKPFAFFSVLLLLKSYLAYLVIFGSGVSLAPLLTEIPFIWLIFCLIEWFASKRKLLYYFMTNLLVTAIFFAVIMYYKYYGVFVTYHALEQVNQVTAVNKSVISLMHPYYLLIFTDILVLAFLYFKVRTKREWGLTMPRRERRGWVSALFIVSLALCFANIFPNRAMMNELKKAEEMGILNYEAYTIFSKEQQEWTPLTEITQERINKLKQVKPVEHPRYAGAAQGRNLILLQMESFQNFLIGLKIDGQEITPNMNRLMKENFYFPNFYQQVGQGNTSDAEFIVNTSQYIPPRGAASGEYAGKQLPSLPKLLKSQGYHTATFHTNVVEFWNRGELYQALGFDKYYDAQFFGDEDRVFFAASDEVLYRKTLEELAQMDAEDQPFYAQVISMTAHHPFTIPEEKYKMTLPERYEGTFVGDYIRSQNYADYALGQFIDGLKESGVWDNSLLVVYGDHLGLPIYSLTAEDKALMEEIYGYEYSYTDMINIPLGIIGPGITYPAVIEQMGGQVDILPTVANLLGAPLDRQIHFGEDLMNQTYNLLPQRYYLPSGSFVSESSLFMPGSGFEDGTEYPLHALSGADSSHHSSTTEQEYNRALELLHLSNSFTIQQPDRPVTVVDQD
- a CDS encoding VanW family protein: MKKLHLAFIIVGVILLILATGWGLLYIYSTGKKVPEGARAGAVEIGGMSVQQAWTALNEAWDDFEQRPVHILLNESSSMEHSWALRQLGIAVERAAIKPVLDQLLEGNMIQRALYRYNFAGELPVAVTLDAQQLGLSLRKHWGWLEFNEPANARRIITSQDRIIYEPHHNGYRLDSEPLAGVLTAWAGQALNRPEQAGEERFMLGLKTLRPALTLERLQRQGIERKIASFSTSFARSSEGRAYNVASTAQVLNGWELAPGEVFDYSRIIQAAREHYGFREAPVIVNGRIVPGIGGGICQVSSTLYNAALLAGLEIVERRNHSTPISYVPMGRDATFAEGYLNFRFRNTTGHHLAIRTEVFERVLTVKLFGTMPASTTYRIESKLVKQLPPPTRKVRSGAAPRGGRVLIQPGKPGYVVEVYRIKLESGKQTARELISTDTYPPQATIIGVSAADPLQFEPAPPASAWDAEPELWPREPLIVEDGFLPDSDKKHSDQGLLHGENN
- the ftsE gene encoding cell division ATP-binding protein FtsE, whose product is MIEMQDIWKTYSNGTHALRGVSVLIEKNEFVYLVGPSGAGKSTFMKLIYREEVPTKGQISVNGFNIGKLKPRKIPYVRRNIGVIFQDFRLLPKMTAYENVAFAMEVIETPRRQIRKRTMEVLELVGLKGKHDSFPAQLSGGEQQRVGIARAIVNNPAVIIADEPTGNLDPETSWDIMNLLEEINFRGTTIVMATHNRDIVNKLRKRVIAIEDGLIARDEARGEYGYEI
- the ftsX gene encoding permease-like cell division protein FtsX codes for the protein MRFSTILRHIREGVKNIIRNGWMSFASISSIVISLFILGVFLLLALNVNNLASQIESQVQIKVYLQLEVEQSKIEELRNTIANMPEVKSAEFVSKADGLELLRESLGEDGKDLLEGFDETNNPLPDSFTIEVFEPQTISFVANKIKAINEADPTLPITNVKYGQGTVETLFKFTTAVRNIGLVIVAGLALTAMFLISNTIKVTILARRREIAIMKLVGATNHFIRWPFFIEGALIGIIGSAITAGVLLVLYEQLVQMSQFELGLMMIKLVQTQEAAWMVAGILLGIGTLIGIWGSTISVRKYLKV
- a CDS encoding murein hydrolase activator EnvC family protein, with the translated sequence MKKALTLLTVLAMAIILLQPTGGQAATSQVDKINRELAKVRSEMKAAANSKANAEQEYKEIEQKKEETAQSIMKIMDQINQTTENMQSTRDKLDVTERELLEAGEALQEAEKRIEARDKLLKSRVRLMYTSGSVSYLDVMMSATSFSDFLDRFDSIQSILSQDKVILAEHKKDKELIEVKKAEVETKLAEVKDLYGRLEVYYAQLVDKEKEKERMILSYSEQMEQLEEVSAEQEELILKLAKKASDLEKERNRVQSHYKAGGKLLRPIGDGYRTSSGFGPRTHPITGQKGKMHNGVDFAAPSGTAIYAAESGVVLVAQATSGYGNTVIIDHGNGLWTLYAHIRQGGIKVEVGEEVKRGQKIAEVGSTGNSTGNHLHFEVRLNEKPQNPMNYIR
- a CDS encoding S41 family peptidase, with amino-acid sequence MKFKGRTVLVFILLTMASSVLVTLVLADRLVLDGSRGLASAVPSVNGQGLTKQEEDKLSAVLSLIETKYYKDVDRGKVVDGAINGMMAALDDPYSAYMEKETATHFTESIEGSFSGIGAEVTMEGGNIVIVSPIKDSPAERAGLMPKDVLLSVNGESLSGLQLNEAVAKIRGPKGTKAKVQIRRAGVDQPISLVLVRDDIDVETVYAKLLEDGVGLIEIRQFSMNTGERFLEELEGLEKKGLKGLVIDVRNNPGGVLPIVVSIAQPFIKKGEPIVMIEEKGGAREQTLSKGNGRSYPIVVLTNKGSASASEVLAGALRERAGAVIVGETSYGKGTVQVSYNKVLGDGSLVKMTIAKWLTPDGNWVHEKGITPDVEVLPPDYYSAPRLSKQTVLEQDMLSEEIRSMQLMLGGLGYQVDRKDGYFSKQTAEAVKAFQRAEGLSVTGKLDKASAEKLEQQLILFVRNEKNDVQLIKAIETVKEKISR